In Chryseobacterium gleum, a single genomic region encodes these proteins:
- the apaG gene encoding Co2+/Mg2+ efflux protein ApaG: MMFSKMTSNIKVSVIPEYDSKNSYPSENRYVFKYNITIENDGSFPIKVLKRKWLIFDVGFGYTEIIGDGVIGLTPEIGTSENFAYFSNVMLRSGVGNMSGKYLVKNMETQETFEIDIPKFNLLSEVLSN, encoded by the coding sequence ATGATGTTTTCAAAAATGACTTCCAATATCAAAGTTTCAGTAATACCTGAATATGATAGTAAAAACAGTTATCCATCCGAAAACCGTTACGTTTTTAAATACAATATCACGATAGAAAATGACGGAAGCTTTCCTATCAAAGTGTTGAAAAGAAAATGGTTGATTTTTGACGTAGGATTTGGATATACAGAGATTATAGGAGATGGCGTAATCGGTCTTACTCCTGAAATAGGAACCAGCGAAAATTTCGCTTATTTCTCCAATGTAATGCTTCGTTCCGGAGTAGGGAATATGAGCGGAAAATACCTGGTAAAAAACATGGAGACACAGGAGACTTTTGAAATTGATATTCCAAAATTTAATCTGTTGTCTGAAGTATTAAGTAATTAA
- a CDS encoding glycosyltransferase family 2 protein: MQKKLAVAILNWNGRNWLEQFLPGVVQFSQNADIYVIDNLSTDDSIEFLEKHFPTVQIVKNDKNYGFAGGYNEGLKAIKNEYYCLLNSDVEVTENWTEPVLELLESNPSVSAVQPKILSYHNRNYFEFAGAAGGLIDNLGYPYCRGRVFDDLEEDKGQYNDEAEICWASGCCFFIRSKDFWEQSGFDARFFAHQEEIDLCWRLINSGKKIYYTGKSQVYHVGGGTLNKQSAQKTYLNMRNNLSMLLKNLPFPQVIWVIFFRLCLDGIAGVYFGIKYGFSHLWAVLRAHFAFYSQIPGTWKLRQSHQKKNFYQSKWLIFKHFLRGRS, translated from the coding sequence ATGCAGAAAAAACTGGCAGTTGCCATCTTAAACTGGAACGGCAGGAATTGGCTTGAACAATTTCTTCCTGGAGTAGTTCAATTTTCTCAGAATGCCGATATTTATGTGATAGACAATCTTTCTACGGATGATTCAATTGAATTTTTAGAAAAGCATTTTCCCACAGTACAGATTGTTAAAAACGATAAGAACTATGGTTTTGCAGGCGGTTATAATGAAGGGTTGAAAGCTATCAAAAACGAATATTACTGTCTTCTTAATTCTGATGTGGAGGTGACAGAGAACTGGACAGAACCTGTATTGGAATTATTGGAAAGTAACCCTTCTGTTTCAGCTGTACAGCCCAAAATTTTATCCTATCACAATAGAAATTATTTCGAATTTGCAGGTGCAGCAGGCGGATTGATTGATAACCTTGGATATCCGTATTGCAGAGGCAGGGTTTTCGATGATCTTGAAGAAGATAAAGGACAATATAATGATGAAGCAGAGATTTGCTGGGCTTCAGGATGTTGTTTTTTCATACGCTCAAAAGACTTTTGGGAACAGAGCGGTTTTGATGCCAGATTTTTTGCTCATCAGGAGGAGATTGACCTTTGCTGGAGGCTGATCAATTCAGGAAAAAAGATCTATTACACAGGAAAGTCCCAGGTTTATCATGTAGGAGGTGGAACGCTCAACAAACAGAGCGCACAGAAAACCTATTTGAACATGAGGAACAACCTTTCTATGTTGCTTAAAAATCTTCCTTTTCCACAGGTGATCTGGGTAATTTTTTTCAGGTTATGTTTAGATGGTATTGCCGGAGTATATTTTGGAATCAAATATGGTTTTTCTCATCTCTGGGCTGTATTGCGGGCTCATTTTGCATTTTACAGTCAGATTCCGGGAACGTGGAAACTTCGTCAAAGCCATCAGAAGAAGAATTTCTATCAATCAAAATGGCTTATTTTTAAGCACTTTTTGAGAGGAAGGTCATAG
- a CDS encoding lysophospholipid acyltransferase family protein: MNFLIKILYLISKLPLKILYIFSDVIFFLNYHIVGYRKEVITQNLKKSFPDKSEEEIKEIRKKFYLNFSDYLVETIKSFSISETESRVRMQHINQHLFHEAKEEGKNIILLAGHVFNWEWINALAKIIPQAHCHPVYRKVNSDFWENQMKKVRNKFGNEALEANEVILNIFRSKNNGDSAYMFVADQTPHHAHITYGLEFLNQRTPAFIGYDKLATRMDLVFIYCEMKKVKRGYYQVNYHRIYPDGEKFTENEVVRKFHKLLENTLHKHPDNYLWSHRKWKYQDSIKNFDSEKK; this comes from the coding sequence ATGAATTTTCTGATCAAAATATTATATCTGATTTCCAAGCTTCCGCTTAAAATATTATATATTTTTTCGGACGTCATCTTTTTCCTGAACTATCATATAGTTGGATACAGAAAAGAGGTTATTACACAAAACCTGAAAAAGTCTTTCCCTGATAAGTCTGAAGAAGAAATCAAGGAGATCCGGAAAAAATTCTACCTCAATTTTTCAGATTATCTGGTAGAAACCATTAAATCATTCAGCATTTCGGAAACAGAATCCAGAGTGAGAATGCAGCATATCAACCAGCATTTATTTCACGAAGCCAAAGAGGAAGGTAAAAATATCATTTTACTGGCAGGCCATGTTTTCAATTGGGAATGGATCAATGCACTGGCGAAAATTATCCCCCAGGCGCACTGCCATCCTGTATACAGAAAAGTAAATAGTGACTTCTGGGAAAACCAAATGAAGAAAGTCAGGAATAAATTCGGAAATGAAGCACTTGAAGCCAATGAAGTGATTCTGAATATTTTCAGATCTAAAAACAACGGTGACTCGGCATATATGTTTGTGGCTGACCAAACACCCCATCACGCTCATATTACGTATGGATTAGAGTTTTTGAATCAGCGTACTCCTGCTTTCATAGGATATGACAAACTTGCCACAAGAATGGATCTTGTTTTTATCTATTGTGAAATGAAAAAGGTAAAGCGTGGTTATTATCAGGTTAATTATCACAGAATTTATCCGGATGGGGAAAAGTTTACAGAGAATGAAGTAGTTAGAAAGTTCCATAAATTGCTGGAAAACACATTACACAAACATCCGGACAATTATCTTTGGTCACACAGAAAATGGAAATATCAGGACTCTATCAAAAATTTTGATTCTGAAAAAAAATAG
- a CDS encoding 3'-5' exonuclease, translating into MDFCAIDFETATHEKSSACEMGICVVQDSKIVETKTWLIKPPSFPYFSKFNIAVHGIQPEDVKDAPTFDEIWYEAQDMMYGSLMIAHNAGFDASVLRGCLEHYGMFTPKLNYLCSIQLAKKSWNYLPKYGLKPLAEYHKIDFTHHRAGADAEVCAKISLLAFEKLFLTSNDEVHDYMKAKIKKL; encoded by the coding sequence ATGGATTTCTGTGCAATAGATTTTGAAACTGCCACTCATGAGAAAAGTTCAGCTTGTGAGATGGGAATTTGTGTGGTACAGGATTCTAAAATTGTTGAAACAAAAACGTGGCTGATTAAACCGCCAAGCTTTCCTTATTTCAGCAAATTTAATATTGCTGTGCATGGAATTCAGCCGGAAGATGTAAAAGACGCTCCAACGTTTGATGAAATATGGTATGAGGCTCAGGACATGATGTACGGAAGCCTTATGATTGCTCATAATGCCGGTTTCGATGCGTCTGTTTTAAGAGGATGTCTGGAGCATTACGGAATGTTTACTCCTAAATTGAACTATTTGTGCAGTATCCAGCTTGCCAAAAAATCATGGAATTATCTTCCAAAATACGGACTGAAACCCTTAGCTGAATATCATAAGATTGATTTTACCCACCACCGGGCAGGAGCTGATGCTGAAGTGTGTGCCAAAATCTCTCTGCTGGCATTTGAGAAACTCTTCCTCACCAGTAATGATGAAGTACATGATTATATGAAAGCAAAAATCAAAAAACTTTAA